Genomic DNA from Vicinamibacteria bacterium:
CGCTCCAGTTCAATGGGACCTCCTCTGAAATGAGCCCGATGCGGATCGGCCACACCTGTTGGGACAGCCCTCCGGACGGCTGCTGACGAATGCCGCAAGGTGCTCGCCGGTCAGCGTCGAAGTCAGAAACGTGCTGAACAATGCCGCCGCACGCTCGACGTCGCCGGACGGGTAAGTACCAGTCTTGATGCCTTGGATCCTGATCGGCCCCATCATTAAAATGGCTCCCGTCGAGCTGAACCTTGCCAGGGACATCGTCGGGTCCCTCCGGGCTCATCCGTGCTCACCATCTATGACGGATCGCGGTGGAGAAATGTGACCGATGGGAGAACATACTGTCCTGGCGGAGCGTTTCGAGGAGAACCGTAGCCGTCTTCGGGCCGTGGCTTATCGGATGCTGGGCTCGCTGAACGAGGCGGACGACGCGGTGCAGGAGGCCTGGCTGCGGCTCAGCCGTACCCAGGCCGGCGACATCCAGAATCTGAATGCCTGGTTGACAACGGTGGTCGGCCGGGTGTGCCTGGACCTTTTGCGCTTGCGAAAGTCACGGCGCGAGGAGCCGATGGAGGTGTATCTGCCGGAGCCGATCGTGAGTCCGCTCGAAGGGGTGGATCCCGAAAACCAGGCGCTATTAGCCGACTCGGTGGGTCTGGCGCTGTTCGTGGTGCTCGAGAGTCTGTCTCCCGCGGAGCGAGTCGCGTTTGTGCTGCACGACATGTTCGACGTTCCCTTCGACGACATCGCTTCGATTGTCGGGCGCACCCCGACCGCCGCGAGGAAGCTCGCGAGCCGCGCGCGCGGCCGTGTGCAGCAAGCGCCGGTCCCCGATTCCGATCTCGACCGCCATAGGGAAATCGTCGACGCGTTCCTCGCCGCTTCGCGTGACGGTGACCTCGAGGCGATCGTAGCCGTGCTGGATCCGGAGGTGGTTCTCCGCGTCGACGCCGCGAGGGGCGCGTCGAAAGTCGTTCGTGGCGCGAGCGAGGTGGCCCGCCAGGCTCTTTCGTTCTCGCAGTTTGCACCGTTTTTACGCCGCCTGCTGGTGAACGGCGCGATGGGAGTCGTCGCCGCGCCGCAGGGAAAGGTCTTCTCGCTAACCGGTTTCACGGTAAGGGACGGGAAGATCGTCGCAATGGACATCCTCGCCGATCCCGAGCGCCTGCGCCGCATCGACTTTTCGGCCCTAGGCGATTAATCGTCGGGGCTTGTCATGTCATGCTGAGGGGATGGTTTCTAACCGGACGAATCGAGGCGAAACTGCCGCGCTCGTCGTGCGTTAGTTTGCCGAACGAGAGCCACTCCGCCCGGGGTCGTCGCCCCTCCAGCGAGGGCAAGAAATCGTGGAGCCTCGTCGAGTAGTAGCCATCCCAGAGCGAGGGCGAGGATCGGAACGAGGTACAAGTAGCCGACCGCCGCCGAGACGGACATCTTCGAAACCGTGTGGGCCCAGGCGAGGTAGGCGACGGCCGAGGGTCCGACTCCGAGGAAGAGGACCACCAGTGTCGACGGGATCGGGGCGGTGCGGAGGGTGGCCAGGAGCTCGGGGAGGAACGCGGCGAAGGAAGCTCGGATTGGCGTGATCATGCGAAGCCTTGGCATCCTTCTAGCGTGGCTCGAAGCATGCCGGAAATGGATCGGTGCAAGTCCGCGACAGTGATAGACCGAGTTGATATCTTTTCACTTGCGAAAGCCGAGTTACTGGTTAGGAGATTGGGCCGGAGAGTCCCACCGCGTCCATCTGGCGGTGCCCGAGGACGTACTTTCGGAGAGGAGCAGAACCTTGCGACGCGCAGACGTTTTCTTCTATGGACTCTTCATGGACGAGGACCTTCTTCGTTCGAAGGGCGTTCGAGCAGAAGGCGGTGAGCTCGCCATGGTCGAAGGCTTTACCCTCCGAATCGGCCAGCGGGCAACGCTCGTTCCAACGCCGGGTGGCCGCGTCCATGGTTTGGTGTTCACACTCTCGCTGTCCGAGCTGAATCGCCTCTATTCGGAACCGAGTGTGCAAGCTTACCGGCCCACCGCCGTGCTCGCGCGGCTGGCAAGCGGAGGCCTGATCGCAGCTCTTTGCTACAATCTTTCACAGCCTCAGTCGGCCCGCGAACGGAATCCGGAGTACGCCGCCAAGCTCCGCGCGCTGGCGCAAAAGATCGGGCTTCCCGACGAGTACGTTGCGTCTCTCGAATGATCGAGTGTCGTGGAAGGACAGGGTCTGCCGTCAGTCGGCGATGGAACGCACCGACCGCTCGGCGAGCTCGCGATAGCGACTCGGCGTCATCCCCAAGAACCGGACGAAGGGGCGGTTTAGGGTCTCTACGGAACTCGCGTTGACCGCTTACGCTCGCTCTCTCGGCGACGGGATGACGCGCCTCGACCGAATCGAGATCACTCCGTCGCGATCGCCTCCACCGCGTGAATGCGGGAGGCGCGGAAGCCGGGGAGCCAGCAGGCCACGGCCGCAACGAGGAGAAGGGCCACGGCGGCGGCGGCGGTCGTGAGCGGGTCAGACGCGGAAACGCCGTAGAGGAACGAATCGAGCCAGCGCGCCTCGAGAATCGTCAATGCCAGTCCCACCACCGTGCCGGCCGTGGCGTAACTCATCCCTTGCCCTACCACCATCCGCGTGATAACGGATGGAGCGGCACCGAGTGCGATCCGGACCCCGATCTCCCGTCGCCGCTGGCGAACCGTGTACGAGAGAAGGCCGAAGATGCCCACCGCCGCAAGGGCCACCGCCGCGAACGCGAACACCGAGAGGAGCGCCGTCGAGCGGCCTGGGCCCGTCAGGGCGTCGGCCAGCCGCGCCTCCAACGTCTGCTCTTCCATGGATAGCTCGGGATCGAGTCCGGCAACGACTTCCCGGACCGCCTTTAACGTGATGGCAGGCTGCGCGCGGCTCCGCACCACCAGGTGTGCGGTTCGCGCCTGCGACTGCGCGAGGGGAGAGTAGACGGCGTCGCCCGTTTCCGCGAGCCCGAGGTACTTCACGTCTCCCACGACGCCGATGACCGTCGTGGGATCGCACGTTACGCAGCCACCTTCGATCATCTGCCTTCCGACGGCCGACTCTCCGGGGTAGTACCGCTGCGCCCACCAGCGGCTCACCAGGACGACGGGCGGTCCGGTGGCCGAGTCCGCTTCGGTGAACCAACGTCCCTCCAGAAGGGGAATCTGAAGCGCATCGAAGAACCCCGGTGTGACGACCAGCCATGGCGCGAGGTGCTCGGCAACGCCCGGCTGCACCGGGCGGTCGATCAGATTGAAGTTGTTGATGTTTCCGGCTTGTCCCGGAGGCAACTCGCTGGTCAGTCCGGAAGCGAAAGCGCCCGGAACCTCGGCCACGCGCTGCTCCAGCTGGCGCCAGAACGTTTGCACTTCCGCATATCCTGGATACCGAGCATCCGGCAGCGCGAGCGAGAGGCTCACCACCCCTTCCGGATCGAAGCCGACATCGACTCGTTGCAGCCGTGAGAAGCTGACAAACAGCAAGCTCGATCCCAGCAGGAGGGGTAACGCCAGAGCGAACTCCGCGGTGACCAGCGCGCTACGGAACGCCGTCGTTCTACGGTCCGAGCCGGTGCGACGTCCGTCGCCTTGTCCGACCGGCGCCGAGGAGCTCCGGAAAGCCGCGAGCATCGTCGAGATGCTCACGAGAATTCCACTCAGGATTGCGCACGCGACCAAGAACGCGACGACGCGGCCATCGATCGCCACCTCGTCTACGCGCGGCAGATTCGGTGTCAACTGCCCCAGAATCCGGAAGCCGAGCACCGCAATCCCGAAGCCGAGGAGCCCCGCCGCGAGCCCGATCACCAGTCCTTCCGCAAGCGGTAGCCTCGCGAGCCGTACGCGACCCGCGCCGAGCGTCACGCGTAGTGCCCGCTCCGACTCTCTCGCGGAGGCGCGTGCCAGAGAAAGGGTCGTCACGTTAGCAATGGCCACGAGAAGAACGAGCACCACCGCGGCGAAGAACAGTCCCACGGCCCTTCCCGCATCGCCCACGATCGTGTCGCGTAGTGGCATGGGAGCGATCCGAGCCGTCTGATCCTGGAAGCTGGAGGCCCAGACGGGGAAGATCCGCTTACTGATGGCCTCCATGTCGCGCGCGGCGTCGTCGAGCGTGACGCCTTCGCGCAGCCGGCCGATGCCACGCAGCCAGAACGGGCCCCGTCGCTCGGGTGGCCGCAGTTTGAGCACCGGCCAAGCCGTCGCGCGGACACCGCCCAGCTTCTCGGTGCCTTCCGGCAACACTCCGATCACGGTATGGCTCAGCCCGTCGATGGTGAGAGCGCGGCCTACCGCGGCTTCGGCCCCACCGAGGCGCTGGTTCGCCAGAGCGTGGGAGACGACGGCCACCGGCTCGGCATCCGCCCATTCGTCCTCCGGCGTGACCACCCGCCCGACGGCCGCGTCGGCCTCGAGCGCGCGGAAGAATCCCGACGTCACTGCGCCAATCGGTGCCTTTTCCGGCGTTCCCACCCCGGAGAGCGTCGCCTCCCCCCAGGCGACCAGACCGAACACCTCGAAGCTGCGTTGCTGTTCCAGAATCGCCTGCGCGTCCACCGTCGATAGCTGCCACACCGTCGAGTTCTGCTGGTAGAGCTGGCCGACCCGAACCAGGCGATCGGGCTCTCGGTACGGAAGCGGCGAGAGGAGCACGGAATCCGCCACCGCGAAAGCGGTCGCGGCCGCGCCGAGTCCCAGACCCAGGACCGTGACCACCGCCGTCGTATACAACGAGTCGCGTCCGAGCGAGCGCAGCCCATATCGGAAGTCGGCGCCGAGGTCCTGAAGCAGTCGGACGCCGCTCGCGTCGCGCACGGCTTCCTTGACGGCCTCGATGTTTCCGAACGTGGCCAGTGCCTCCCGGCGCGCTGCTCCCGGATCGGCGCCTCGGCCGACGCGCTCCTCCACCTCGCGTTCGATGTGGAAGCGTATCTCCTCGGTCATCTCCCGCTCGCGCCGGGAGGGAAAAACCAGGGCCCGAAGGCGCTCGATCAGATCGGAGATGCGGCTCACATCGTTCCTTCCGACGACCGGAGGGCGAGGATTCCATTCACTGCGTCGGAGGTGCGGCGCCACCGGGCCGCCTTCGCCTCCAGCTCCCGCCGGCCGGAGGCGGTCAGCCGGTAGTAGCGCGCTCTCCGATTGTTCTCAGTCACCCGCCACTCGGCTCGGATCCACCCCTTGCGCAGCATTCTCTGTAGCGCTGGATACAGCGAGCCCTGGGTCACGTGGAACACGTCCCGCGACAGCTGATCGATACGCTGGCCGATCCCCCAGCCGTGCATCGGCTCGAGGGACAGGGCCTTGAGCACCAGCAGCTCGAGACTTCCCTGCAAGAGGTCACCGGACTCTCCCAATGCTCTCCTCCAGATTCTCTGGAGGAGACTCTAAGCCGCGTTCCTCCAGACTGTCAAGAGGACTGGTGCGCCCGAAGCCACACCGCGCTTATGAGGGACCTTGGTGCGCCATTTGGACGACACCGCGGGGGGGCTCTCCATGACAACCTTTTCTCCGAATCCATAGACGCTCTCTTGTACCAGCGTCATCGTTTTATTACAATGCAATACATAATGCGGTTGCTCATGGATTCGGACTGTCTGATCAAGCTTGCGAAGTCCTCGCTGAAGGAGGTCGTTTGCCAGAGCTTTACCGTTGTCATTCCGCCACGGGTGCGGAAGGAGGTCGTCGACGAGGGCGGCGGCCGCCCGGATGCCGAGATCGTGAGAGAGAATTTCCAGAGGAAATTGCTGTCCCAGAGCGCGGGGGAGCGCTCGGTTTCCAGGGGAGAGGAAGAGGTCTTCTCTGTTTTCCAGTCGGGACATTACGATGCCATCTGCAGCGATGACAGAAAATTCATCAAGCGATTGCGCCTCTTCCACCTGCCTTACCTGACCCCGGCCGTCCTGATTGCCGCGCTGGTCAAGAACGGGAAGCTGGCGCTTGGCGAAGCCCTGGACAAGCTGGATTCACTCGCCCCGATGATCAGCGAGGAAGAATACGGTATCGTCAAGCTCTTCTTGGATGGATGGAGAAATCAGTGAAGACGAAATCGATCCGGATTCCGAAGGAGATGGCGGAGGCCATTGCCGTCGTCGAGAAAGAAGAGCAGATCGAGGAATCCACCGCCATGAGGAAACTCATCAGGATGGGATTCGAAACTTATGTCGGAAATCTCTACCGGGATGGAAGGATCACTTTGCGCAGGGCGTCCCAACTCCTCCGCCGGAGTCAGTCCGAAGTGATGGACCTGTTTATGGACGCGGGTATCAAGGGAAATCTGCAGGCCTCGGACGTGCTCGCCTCGCTGGATCGGTTCGTAAGGAAGTGAGGCCGCCGACGTCCCGCAAATCGCACTGACTTGCATCAGTCGTCGAGGTGAATGATTCCGCGCTGGAAAGCGATGGTCACCGCCTCGGTTCGGTCCTGAACCCCGAGCTTCAGGATGCTCTTGACGTGCACCTTGTTCGTGCTCTCGGTCCGGCCGAGCACCCGCGCAAGCTCCAATTGTCGCGGAAGCCTTCGCCACCAGCCTCAGTACCTCGACCTCGCGCTCGGTCAGCTCGACCGGTGGAGTGAGCTCCGCGAGCATTCGGGCGACACCGGTGGGAATCACGGAGGATCACTGCGTCGCGATTCGGCGTGGCCAATCCTGAAATCTTTTCACGCGAATTTCCATCTATGAAGTCTTGAGCCTCTATTCCCCCTTCTGAGGCGGCCTTGCAGGCGGCGGGAGTGGGAGTTTTGCGGGAACCTCGGGAGAAATCGCGATGCCCGAAGAAGCGATCGTGCCCAGGTCGATGGAGTCGTCCCCCCCGCGGGCGAGTACCCGCGCGGGAAAGCTCGTCGTGGCTGCGATTCTGGTCGCGGCCGTGGCCGCGTTCTTCCATTTCGACCTCGGCGACTACCTGTCGCTCGATGCGCTCAAGGCGAACCGAGATCGACTCCTGGCATTCACCGATGCGAACTCAAGCCTCGCAATGGCTCTGTACATTGCCACTTATTGCCTGGTGGCGGGGCTCTCGCTTCCCGGTGCGGTGATCCTGACCCTCGCAGGAGTCTTTCTCTTCGGCGGATTTTGGGGGACCGTGTTCGTGAACATTGGTGCGACGAGCGGCGCCACCCTTGCCTTTCTCGCCGCCCGGTACCTACTGCAAGATTGGGTGGAAGCCCGGTTCGGAAACCACTTGGGGCCGATTCAGGAGGGATTCGCGAAGAACGCGTTCAGCTATCTGATGACCCTCCGCCTGATCCCGCTTTTTCCTTTCTTTCTCGTGAACCTGGTTTCGGGATTGACCCGGGTGGGTGTCGGGACTTACGTCGCGGCCACCGGCATCGGGATCGTTCCCGGGAGCTTCGTTTATGCCTATGCCGGCCGGCAGCTTGGAACGATCAACTCTCTGAAAGAGATCGCGTCTCCCAACGTCTTTTGGCCTTCACCCTTCTCGGGATCCTCGCCCTGGTGCACCTACACCGAGCCGGAGATCGCCCACGTGGGGATGTACGAGGCGGAAGCGAAGAAGAAAGGAATCGAGGTCGAGACCCATACCTACGAGCTCGACGAAGTCGACCGCGCCATTCTCGATGGGGAGGGGGAAGGCTTCGCCCGGGTACACATCCAGAAGGGGACGGACAAGATCATGGGCGCCACTGTGATGGTGGCTCACGCCGGGGACCTGATCAGTGAGTTCTCGGTGTTGATGAAGTCCGGTGCCGGAGCCAAGACCCTCTCCAGCACGATTCACCCCTATCCGACGCAGGCCGAGGTCAACAAGAAGGTCGCGACGTCGTGGCGGAGGGCGCATCTCGAGCTTCGGCGGAAGGGAACTCGCCGCCGCCTGCGGCACCTCCGCCGATGGCGCGACGGCGACGAGGATCCATGGGATAGCTGCTTTGACAAAGTTCATCGGAACACAACTTCGAGTCGGAGAGTAACCAGCTGAAGAGCATCGGTTCGTCGACCGTCTGCCTCGAGTGCCACTGGCGGGTTCGAGTACAGTAGTTGCCCTCCTCGCATCACCGGATCCGCGAGGGACTCATCGGATGTGAGAGCTGTCACAACGTCACAACGGTAGCCGTCCCAAGATGATCAAGGCCGACTGGGCCAACGAGCTCTGCCCGCAGTGCTATCAGGATAAGTGTGGTCCTTCCTCTGGGAGCACGCTCCCATTCGCGATAACTTCCTGAACTACCGACCCGCACGACACGAATCTCTGAAACCGCTATTTTGAGGAATACGATCCGATCTGGGGAGAAGAGGGGTCTTTCCTCAGCCGAAAGCGCCCGGCCAATCAAACGGTCCACCGGCGCTGCGACCAGCATCCTCGGCTGAGCGTTATCGACGTATTTCGACCGACCGCACCACGTCGACGCGATGCGGCGTCTCCCTATGGAGAAGGACCTTTCCGTAAGACCACGCGGCTGTGGGGTCCGAGGAAGCGCGAGTGCCGACGCCAAGGCCATTTCGCCAGCCTATCATCCTTAATAGTATTAGTAGTAAGCTTGTGCTTTCCGTCGCGGACCGAGCCGAGCGGCGGGATCAGTAAGAGATTCGTAACAAGTGGAACGACGCTGACAATGTCCTCCTCGAACCGTTTGGTGGCCTGTGGAGCCCAGACCGCGGGTCTGAACCGTTCCCGGAACGAGAAAGGCTTAGAGGAACTGCCTACGCCAGGTCCGCGTATGAGGGGTGAAGCTCCCATCCGGATTTTGACGGTCGACGATCACGGGCTTCTGCGCGAAGGGATTGCGGCGCTGTTGGCGAGCGAGCCCGACATGGCCGTCGTGGGCGACGCGGCGACGGGGCGCGAAGCGATCGAGCAGTTCCGCTCGCTCCGCCCCGATATCACGCTGATGGACTTGTGTTTGCCGGATATCAACGGTGTCGAGGCCATGATCGCGATACGGGGTGAGTTCCCCCACGCACGGTTCATCGTCCTCACCACGTACTCTGGAGACGTCCAGGCCGTTCGTGCGCTCAAGGCCGGTGCGTCGGGATACTTGTTGAAGACCCTCGTTCACAAGGAGCTTGCCAACACGATCCGAGCCGTCCACGCCGGACGAAAGACACTCTCCCCCGAAGTGTCGTTCGAGCTGGCCGAGCACGTGGCCGACGACGCACTGACGCCCGCTGAGATCCAGGTTTTGCACCTGATCGCCGCCGGTAACGCAAACAAGCAAATTGCCGATCGACTCGGCACCACGGAAGACACGGTGAAGGGGCGGGTTCGGAGTATTCTTTCGAAGCTGGGCGCGAACGATCGGACCCACGCCGTCACGATTGCGTTGAAACGTGGCATCATCGAGCTGTAGGCACTCGAGCGCCACAGGTGACCCTCTTAGTGGGCGAGGTCATCGTCTGTCTCGGCGGGCAGGGTGAAGAGCAACGTCGCGCCCGGGCCGGCGTTGGCGGTCGCCCACAACCGTCCGCCATGAGATTCCACGATCGACCGGGTGATGGCGAGACCCATGCCGGTGCCTTGCGGTTTGGTGGTCACAAAGGCGTCAAAGATCCGATCTGCGTTCTCCGGCGGTAGCCCCACGCCCATGTCGCTCACAGAGATGAGCAGCTCCCCCTCCTGATTCACCTGCGACCGGATCGTCAGTTCGCCACCTGTGTCCTTCATCGCCTCGATGGCGTTCACCATCAGGTTCATGAACACCTGCTGCAGCTGCACGCGATCCGCCCGTGCATCGGGGACACTCTCCGCGAGCTCGGTCCGAATCGAGATCGAGTACGCGCCAGCCTCCTTCTGCAGCAGGACGGTCATCTCACGAATTACGGCGTTGACGTCGACGCGCTCGAGCCGGGGCGTTTCTTGTTTGTACAGCGCAGTCGTGCGATGGATGATCTCGTCGGCCCAGGTCGCCTCCTCCACCATCTTGGAGGCGGCCCTTCGCGCCTCTTGCAGATCCACGCGATCGTCATCGAGCGCTCGCAGGCAGGCGGTGGCATCGACCATCGTCGCCGCGATCGGTTGCCTGATCTCGTGCGCGAGCGCGGCCGCCATCTCACCGAGCGTGCTGGCCCGCTGGGCGCGCGCGAGCGCCGCCTGT
This window encodes:
- a CDS encoding ADOP family duplicated permease — translated: MSRISDLIERLRALVFPSRREREMTEEIRFHIEREVEERVGRGADPGAARREALATFGNIEAVKEAVRDASGVRLLQDLGADFRYGLRSLGRDSLYTTAVVTVLGLGLGAAATAFAVADSVLLSPLPYREPDRLVRVGQLYQQNSTVWQLSTVDAQAILEQQRSFEVFGLVAWGEATLSGVGTPEKAPIGAVTSGFFRALEADAAVGRVVTPEDEWADAEPVAVVSHALANQRLGGAEAAVGRALTIDGLSHTVIGVLPEGTEKLGGVRATAWPVLKLRPPERRGPFWLRGIGRLREGVTLDDAARDMEAISKRIFPVWASSFQDQTARIAPMPLRDTIVGDAGRAVGLFFAAVVLVLLVAIANVTTLSLARASARESERALRVTLGAGRVRLARLPLAEGLVIGLAAGLLGFGIAVLGFRILGQLTPNLPRVDEVAIDGRVVAFLVACAILSGILVSISTMLAAFRSSSAPVGQGDGRRTGSDRRTTAFRSALVTAEFALALPLLLGSSLLFVSFSRLQRVDVGFDPEGVVSLSLALPDARYPGYAEVQTFWRQLEQRVAEVPGAFASGLTSELPPGQAGNINNFNLIDRPVQPGVAEHLAPWLVVTPGFFDALQIPLLEGRWFTEADSATGPPVVLVSRWWAQRYYPGESAVGRQMIEGGCVTCDPTTVIGVVGDVKYLGLAETGDAVYSPLAQSQARTAHLVVRSRAQPAITLKAVREVVAGLDPELSMEEQTLEARLADALTGPGRSTALLSVFAFAAVALAAVGIFGLLSYTVRQRRREIGVRIALGAAPSVITRMVVGQGMSYATAGTVVGLALTILEARWLDSFLYGVSASDPLTTAAAAVALLLVAAVACWLPGFRASRIHAVEAIATE
- a CDS encoding response regulator transcription factor, with the protein product MRGEAPIRILTVDDHGLLREGIAALLASEPDMAVVGDAATGREAIEQFRSLRPDITLMDLCLPDINGVEAMIAIRGEFPHARFIVLTTYSGDVQAVRALKAGASGYLLKTLVHKELANTIRAVHAGRKTLSPEVSFELAEHVADDALTPAEIQVLHLIAAGNANKQIADRLGTTEDTVKGRVRSILSKLGANDRTHAVTIALKRGIIEL
- a CDS encoding VTT domain-containing protein, with the protein product MPEEAIVPRSMESSPPRASTRAGKLVVAAILVAAVAAFFHFDLGDYLSLDALKANRDRLLAFTDANSSLAMALYIATYCLVAGLSLPGAVILTLAGVFLFGGFWGTVFVNIGATSGATLAFLAARYLLQDWVEARFGNHLGPIQEGFAKNAFSYLMTLRLIPLFPFFLVNLVSGLTRVGVGTYVAATGIGIVPGSFVYAYAGRQLGTINSLKEIASPNVFWPSPFSGSSPWCTYTEPEIAHVGMYEAEAKKKGIEVETHTYELDEVDRAILDGEGEGFARVHIQKGTDKIMGATVMVAHAGDLISEFSVLMKSGAGAKTLSSTIHPYPTQAEVNKKVATSWRRAHLELRRKGTRRRLRHLRRWRDGDEDPWDSCFDKVHRNTTSSRRVTS
- a CDS encoding PadR family transcriptional regulator; protein product: MGESGDLLQGSLELLVLKALSLEPMHGWGIGQRIDQLSRDVFHVTQGSLYPALQRMLRKGWIRAEWRVTENNRRARYYRLTASGRRELEAKAARWRRTSDAVNGILALRSSEGTM
- a CDS encoding gamma-glutamylcyclotransferase family protein, giving the protein MRRADVFFYGLFMDEDLLRSKGVRAEGGELAMVEGFTLRIGQRATLVPTPGGRVHGLVFTLSLSELNRLYSEPSVQAYRPTAVLARLASGGLIAALCYNLSQPQSARERNPEYAAKLRALAQKIGLPDEYVASLE
- a CDS encoding EamA family transporter — protein: MITPIRASFAAFLPELLATLRTAPIPSTLVVLFLGVGPSAVAYLAWAHTVSKMSVSAAVGYLYLVPILALALGWLLLDEAPRFLALAGGATTPGGVALVRQTNARRARQFRLDSSG
- the sigJ gene encoding RNA polymerase sigma factor SigJ; the protein is MGEHTVLAERFEENRSRLRAVAYRMLGSLNEADDAVQEAWLRLSRTQAGDIQNLNAWLTTVVGRVCLDLLRLRKSRREEPMEVYLPEPIVSPLEGVDPENQALLADSVGLALFVVLESLSPAERVAFVLHDMFDVPFDDIASIVGRTPTAARKLASRARGRVQQAPVPDSDLDRHREIVDAFLAASRDGDLEAIVAVLDPEVVLRVDAARGASKVVRGASEVARQALSFSQFAPFLRRLLVNGAMGVVAAPQGKVFSLTGFTVRDGKIVAMDILADPERLRRIDFSALGD